The DNA sequence GCAGGCGGTGGAGGACAGCAAAAGCATCCGGTCCATCGCGCTGTTCGACAAGATCCCCTATTTCACCACCGCAGCCGGCGCCTATGCCGCCGCCATGGCAATCAAGGCGCAGGCCGAGGACGAGATAGGGGTCAAGGCGCTGCAGGGGTGATGCAACGGGTTCGCTGGATACTGGTCGCTTTTGCCTTCCTGGCGGGCACCATCGCATCTGAACTCTTCTCGGACGCCATTGCGAAGTCCACCCAGATCCGGTTTCTGTCGGACGCGTTAAGACACGAGGTACCGGTCAACCTTATCACGCTCGCGATCTTCCTGGCGGGCGTGCTGGCCGCCAGCATTTCCTATTTCTCGGATCGGCTGAGACGGTCCGAGGCCGAAATCCTGAGACTGTCAAGCGAAGTGGATATCGCGAGTTCCAAGCTGCATGACCTGAACCTGGTAAAATACATCGACAGGACGACCCGGATACCGAACGAAACCAAGTTCGAGGAAGAGCTGGCCGACGTGGGAAAGGCAGCGTCATCGGGCCAGCCCTTCCAGCTTGCCATGATTGATCTGCAAAACTTCGGAACCCTGAACGATACAATCGGATATTCCGCGGCAGATGAGATCATCCGCGCCATCGCTCAGGACATGTTCAAGACGATGCGCCGCAACGAGGGGATGTTCAAGACGACCCCGAATGAAGCGTCAGACAAGTACTTTACCGAAAGGCTCTACCGGAAACACTCCGGCGGCGATGAATTCCTGATCATCGTCGAGGGGCCGGAGTTCGAAGCTCTTGGTTTGCTGAACCGGTTTGCAGGCAACGCCGAAAGGTACAGCGAGATCGCCAGGACACACGGTTCGGACTGGCGGTTCGGGTTTCATGCCGGGATTTGCCCCATCGAAAGGAATGACACAGCCGCGTTGGCCCGCAAGAGGGTCGAAGACTGCCTCCTGGTGGCCAAACGGAGCGACCACGGCCGATCCATGTACTGGTATAGCGAATTGAAGGCCGACGATACTGAGGATGACCGCTGGCAGCGGCTGCCGCCCTTTGCGCAGAACATCTACCGCAAGGCCACCAGTCTCACCTTTGATGATGCGAACTGACCCGCGCCGATACGCTTCACCACCCGGCCCGCGCGCCTGGAAAATCTGTTAAAAGCGGCGAAACATTGCTAGACTTGGGTGATCGACCCACAGGAGGTCCCCATGATCCGCGCCATGCTTCCGGCCATCCTACTGATTTCCGCGTGCGAATCCGCACCCGTCCCCGCGGGGACGGACCTGCCGTTCTTCGGAAACGGCTACCGCTTTGACGGCGACGCCTGCCGCCGGGTGGGTGAGGATGCCTATACCAACCAGTTCCTCGACGACACCGCCGATCTGGTCGGTTGCCCGGCGGACCTGGAAAACCTCGGTGTCTTTGTCATTGACACGGGCGCACGGGAAGTCGCGCGGCGTGACGGTTATGTCCTCTATTCGGTGCCGCGGCGTTAGGGACCGGGCCCGCCACGTCGCTGCCCTTACAGCGCCTGATATTTCTCCATCAGTTTGCCCAGACGCCGGTGCAGCGTTTCCCCGAT is a window from the Sulfitobacter sp. THAF37 genome containing:
- a CDS encoding diguanylate cyclase, with product MQRVRWILVAFAFLAGTIASELFSDAIAKSTQIRFLSDALRHEVPVNLITLAIFLAGVLAASISYFSDRLRRSEAEILRLSSEVDIASSKLHDLNLVKYIDRTTRIPNETKFEEELADVGKAASSGQPFQLAMIDLQNFGTLNDTIGYSAADEIIRAIAQDMFKTMRRNEGMFKTTPNEASDKYFTERLYRKHSGGDEFLIIVEGPEFEALGLLNRFAGNAERYSEIARTHGSDWRFGFHAGICPIERNDTAALARKRVEDCLLVAKRSDHGRSMYWYSELKADDTEDDRWQRLPPFAQNIYRKATSLTFDDAN